A portion of the Flavobacterium limnophilum genome contains these proteins:
- a CDS encoding Crp/Fnr family transcriptional regulator, whose amino-acid sequence MQIDIDLLYSWGAVSKKYKKNEIIFDEDEVANFYYQILDGSVRLFNSNDEGKEFTQGIFCKGDGFGEPPLFINETYPSKAVTIQDSTIIKLSKDKFFKILDEYPSIQKFFLILMAQKIHSKSRTSKEIINQKPEFRIVAFLNSFKKKSGCANEKILIPYTRQEIANYTGLRVETVIRVFAQMNKNNKVEIINHKIYY is encoded by the coding sequence ATGCAAATAGACATAGATTTACTTTATTCTTGGGGCGCCGTTTCCAAAAAATACAAGAAAAATGAAATTATTTTTGATGAAGATGAAGTAGCTAATTTTTATTACCAAATCCTTGATGGAAGTGTAAGATTATTCAATTCGAATGACGAGGGCAAGGAATTTACCCAAGGGATTTTTTGCAAAGGAGACGGTTTTGGCGAACCTCCATTGTTTATCAATGAAACCTATCCTTCCAAAGCCGTGACGATTCAGGACAGCACCATCATAAAATTATCCAAGGACAAGTTTTTCAAAATCCTCGATGAATATCCGTCGATCCAGAAATTCTTTTTGATTTTAATGGCACAAAAAATTCATTCGAAATCAAGAACTTCGAAAGAAATCATCAATCAAAAACCCGAGTTCAGGATTGTCGCTTTTTTAAATTCCTTCAAGAAAAAATCAGGATGTGCCAATGAAAAAATCTTGATTCCGTACACCCGACAGGAAATCGCCAATTATACAGGATTGCGGGTAGAAACCGTTATTCGGGTTTTTGCCCAAATGAACAAAAACAATAAAGTGGAAATTATCAATCACAAAATATATTATTAA
- a CDS encoding TonB-dependent receptor yields MKNFIISIGLCSLITTIGIAQEKPADTITPKDLKEVIVIGKKSQLYQKQAKPLATIDEYLQQSTKVDMIRRGSYAWEPMINSMTTERTLVTIDGMRVFGACTDKMDPITSYVEVSNLSEATIKSGQQGSCHGATIGGSIDLQRNRSGFSDLGWDTSVNTGFETNSQQKIVGSAVNYTDKSFYIDTDFMFRDAENYTDGNGQEVQFSQFRKFNVSATSGFSLAENKLIEGSIIYDKATNVGYPALPMDVSLAEALITSLKFEYVPISSKITNWETKMYYNTITHKMDDTKRPSVPIHMDMPGWSDTFGFYSKLKGVLNSHHFLADLNSFYNRSVAEMTMYPADSNEKLMFMYTWPDVKTFYSALFLEDNIALNCHSSLKFSGSLANHYNQVASQLGLESLQIFYPNMKESKNRILPSISSNYLFDENGFSYGFGLGYGERAPSVSEGYGFYLFNSFDNYDYIGNPEMKNENSIEGNLFIGYKTQKWSAKMSSSYFHVSNYIVGKPDETLVPMTIGASGVKIYTALDYAAIFNTDLNLEYQFSTDWKLKGQLVYSYGKDFEDKNLPFISPLRYFSSLNFKKQNFSSEIAVQGNATQTQYSPFYGEDRTPDYAILNFDAGYSFAFEKVKCNVKVGIENIFDTNYSTFSDWNNIPRKGRNFFLNVAFGF; encoded by the coding sequence ATGAAAAACTTTATAATTAGTATAGGGTTGTGTTCTCTCATTACCACAATTGGTATAGCCCAAGAAAAACCCGCCGACACCATAACTCCAAAGGATTTGAAGGAAGTGATTGTCATTGGAAAGAAATCCCAATTGTATCAAAAACAGGCCAAACCATTGGCGACCATTGACGAATATCTGCAACAATCCACCAAAGTGGACATGATCAGGCGAGGGAGTTATGCTTGGGAACCAATGATTAATAGCATGACCACCGAAAGAACCTTGGTAACCATCGATGGAATGCGTGTTTTTGGGGCTTGCACCGATAAAATGGATCCGATAACTTCCTATGTCGAGGTTTCCAATTTGTCCGAAGCGACGATAAAATCAGGTCAACAAGGCAGTTGTCACGGTGCAACCATTGGCGGCTCGATAGATTTGCAAAGAAACCGCAGCGGATTCTCGGATTTGGGTTGGGACACTTCCGTAAATACGGGTTTTGAAACCAACAGCCAACAAAAAATTGTGGGTTCGGCCGTAAATTATACTGATAAATCGTTTTACATCGACACGGATTTCATGTTTCGGGATGCCGAGAATTATACCGATGGAAATGGGCAGGAAGTGCAATTTTCACAGTTCCGAAAATTCAATGTTTCGGCAACTTCTGGTTTTTCTTTGGCCGAAAATAAATTGATTGAAGGTTCGATAATTTATGATAAAGCGACCAATGTGGGTTATCCGGCCTTGCCGATGGATGTTTCCTTGGCCGAAGCGTTAATCACTTCATTGAAATTTGAGTATGTTCCAATATCGTCCAAAATCACGAATTGGGAAACTAAAATGTATTACAATACCATCACTCACAAAATGGATGACACCAAGCGACCTTCGGTTCCAATTCACATGGACATGCCGGGTTGGAGCGACACTTTCGGGTTTTATTCAAAGCTAAAAGGAGTTCTTAATAGCCATCATTTTCTAGCTGATTTGAACTCATTTTACAATCGTTCAGTAGCCGAAATGACGATGTATCCAGCGGATTCGAACGAAAAATTGATGTTCATGTACACTTGGCCAGACGTGAAAACGTTTTATTCTGCATTGTTCTTGGAAGACAATATTGCTCTGAATTGTCATTCGAGTTTGAAGTTTTCGGGAAGTTTGGCGAATCATTATAATCAGGTTGCCAGTCAATTAGGTTTAGAAAGTTTGCAAATTTTTTATCCTAATATGAAAGAGAGCAAAAACCGAATTTTGCCAAGCATTTCTTCTAATTATTTGTTCGATGAAAATGGTTTTTCGTATGGTTTTGGTTTAGGATATGGCGAGCGTGCACCATCGGTTTCAGAAGGCTACGGATTTTATTTGTTCAATAGTTTTGATAATTATGATTACATTGGAAATCCAGAGATGAAAAACGAAAATTCAATCGAAGGAAACTTATTTATTGGCTACAAAACCCAAAAATGGAGTGCAAAAATGTCATCTTCCTATTTCCATGTTTCCAATTATATCGTAGGAAAACCAGACGAGACTTTGGTACCAATGACCATTGGTGCCAGCGGAGTAAAAATCTATACAGCCCTTGATTATGCTGCAATTTTCAACACCGATTTGAATTTAGAATACCAGTTTTCAACAGATTGGAAATTGAAAGGACAATTGGTTTACAGCTACGGAAAAGATTTCGAAGACAAGAATTTGCCTTTCATAAGTCCGTTGCGTTATTTTTCTTCCTTGAATTTCAAAAAGCAAAATTTTTCATCGGAAATTGCCGTTCAGGGGAATGCAACCCAAACCCAATACAGCCCTTTTTACGGAGAAGACAGAACGCCTGATTATGCCATCTTGAATTTTGATGCTGGATATTCTTTTGCTTTCGAAAAAGTGAAATGCAATGTAAAAGTAGGAATAGAGAATATTTTCGATACTAATTATTCCACTTTTTCGGACTGGAACAACATTCCCAGAAAGGGAAGAAATTTCTTTTTGAATGTTGCTTTTGGATTTTAA
- a CDS encoding BamA/TamA family outer membrane protein, whose product MKNKFLLPLLLLLAVLDVKAQDKDIYFITPDNDTIIQKDGVDYLIQLFKIKKSQEKIQNKKVNFSFFPTDARNAGERVLVSSFNATFLLGDKSNTNNSTVYLIPYISFNNQYGIELYPTIWLKENSWNFVGEYFALNFPQDTWGLGGNTPESNETLVDGKQIRFHQNVLKGIFPNLAVGLGYQFDEHYELEIKDSNIDADNTESPETTTRKSISSGLSFPIVYDNRKNIINPQKGFYSSFTYLYNSPSFGSDNKWQSIFFDVRKYFSIPYARSVLGFRSYYWSIISGKVPYFDLPSTRTEPSTGMSSRGLQKNRYRSNAMLFFESEYRFNITPNGFVGGVLFANTTSASEYDSQHFKHWQPAVGAGVRLKFNKYTKVNVAFDFGISKDYASVYLNIGEAF is encoded by the coding sequence ATGAAAAATAAATTTCTTTTACCTCTACTGTTGCTATTGGCAGTTCTTGACGTCAAGGCCCAAGACAAGGACATTTATTTTATCACGCCCGACAACGACACCATTATCCAAAAAGACGGGGTCGATTATTTGATTCAATTATTCAAAATCAAGAAGAGTCAGGAAAAGATTCAAAACAAGAAAGTCAATTTTTCGTTTTTCCCGACCGATGCCCGAAACGCAGGCGAAAGAGTGCTGGTTTCTTCTTTCAACGCGACATTTTTGTTGGGCGACAAATCCAATACCAACAATTCCACCGTTTATCTTATTCCCTATATTTCATTTAATAATCAATACGGCATTGAACTATATCCCACGATTTGGCTCAAGGAAAACAGCTGGAATTTTGTTGGCGAATATTTTGCGTTAAACTTCCCGCAGGACACTTGGGGTCTGGGAGGCAACACTCCCGAAAGCAACGAAACATTGGTTGACGGCAAACAAATTCGTTTTCATCAAAATGTATTGAAAGGGATTTTTCCCAACCTCGCCGTCGGATTGGGCTATCAATTTGACGAGCATTACGAACTTGAGATAAAAGATTCCAACATCGATGCGGACAATACTGAATCCCCTGAGACAACCACCCGAAAAAGCATTTCTTCCGGACTGTCTTTCCCCATCGTTTATGACAACCGGAAGAACATCATCAATCCCCAAAAAGGGTTTTACTCCAGTTTTACTTATCTCTACAACAGTCCCTCTTTTGGGAGTGACAACAAATGGCAATCCATTTTTTTTGATGTTCGGAAATATTTTTCAATCCCTTACGCCCGAAGTGTTTTGGGATTTCGGTCATATTATTGGTCAATTATTTCGGGCAAGGTTCCCTATTTCGATTTGCCTTCCACAAGAACAGAACCCAGCACCGGAATGTCATCGCGAGGACTTCAAAAAAACAGGTATCGAAGCAATGCCATGCTCTTTTTTGAATCCGAATACCGATTCAACATTACGCCAAATGGTTTTGTGGGTGGTGTCCTGTTTGCCAATACCACTTCAGCATCGGAATACGACAGCCAACATTTTAAACATTGGCAACCCGCGGTTGGAGCAGGAGTTAGATTGAAATTCAACAAATACACCAAAGTAAATGTGGCTTTCGATTTTGGAATCAGTAAAGATTATGCCAGCGTCTATTTGAATATTGGAGAGGCTTTTTAG
- the nadB gene encoding L-aspartate oxidase, giving the protein MIQTNYLIIGSGVAGLTFAVKIAERFPDKKVTIVTKANENESNTRYAQGGIAIVTDKIEDSYEKHIQDTLICGDGLCDESVVEMVITEGPKRLKELIEWGAKFDKNTQGTLDLGKEGGHSENRVVHHKDQTGQEIQRAILSQVHQKENITVLDYHLAIDLITENNKCLGAYVLDQKTKEVLTFQSDFTLLATGGIGHLYGHTTNPVIATGDGIAMAARANAVIKEMEFIQFHPTALYDASTGTSFLISEAVRGFGAYLRTKNGHRFMPDHDSRGDLASRDIVSQSIDLELKKTGDECVYLDCTHLDLEGFKKHFPMIYDRCKSVGIDIAKDWIPVVPAQHYLCGGIVVDKNGKTSVKNLFACGECSRTGLHGANRLASNSLLEALVYSDKIYHYLAETSLEKDSSIGTVSDWKVTAKPEINPDYVAKTKAELQLLMRQNAGIVRNDTDLIKAKEQLSHWKKEVEEQIKSHNVDAELYELLNMITIGNLIVQQSIDRDENRGGLVKINPKS; this is encoded by the coding sequence ATGATCCAAACCAATTACTTAATCATAGGTTCCGGCGTGGCGGGATTGACTTTTGCCGTAAAAATTGCCGAACGATTTCCCGATAAAAAAGTCACGATTGTGACCAAGGCCAACGAGAACGAATCCAACACGCGCTATGCCCAAGGCGGAATTGCGATTGTCACCGACAAAATCGAAGACTCCTACGAGAAACACATTCAGGACACCTTGATTTGCGGCGATGGTTTGTGTGACGAATCCGTTGTGGAAATGGTCATCACCGAAGGCCCGAAACGATTAAAGGAATTGATTGAATGGGGTGCCAAATTTGACAAAAACACCCAAGGAACCTTGGATTTAGGCAAAGAAGGCGGTCATTCCGAAAACAGGGTCGTGCATCATAAAGACCAAACGGGACAAGAGATTCAACGCGCTATTTTATCCCAAGTACATCAAAAAGAAAATATTACGGTTTTAGATTATCATTTAGCAATTGATTTAATTACCGAAAACAACAAGTGTTTGGGAGCTTATGTTTTGGATCAAAAAACAAAGGAAGTACTCACTTTTCAATCCGATTTTACCTTATTGGCCACTGGCGGAATTGGGCATTTGTATGGTCATACCACCAATCCAGTGATTGCTACCGGTGACGGAATTGCCATGGCTGCAAGAGCGAATGCCGTGATCAAGGAAATGGAATTTATCCAGTTTCATCCCACCGCTTTATATGACGCTTCGACAGGAACTTCGTTCTTGATTTCGGAGGCGGTTCGTGGTTTTGGCGCTTATTTGCGTACCAAAAACGGCCATCGCTTTATGCCCGATCATGATTCCAGGGGCGATTTGGCTTCGCGTGACATTGTTTCGCAAAGCATTGATTTGGAACTCAAAAAAACAGGAGACGAATGTGTTTATCTGGATTGTACCCATTTGGATTTGGAAGGTTTCAAGAAACATTTCCCGATGATTTACGACCGATGCAAAAGCGTGGGCATAGATATTGCGAAAGACTGGATTCCCGTGGTTCCTGCGCAACATTACCTTTGTGGCGGAATCGTGGTGGACAAAAATGGAAAAACTTCCGTGAAAAACTTGTTTGCCTGTGGCGAATGTTCCCGAACCGGATTGCATGGTGCGAATCGTTTGGCCTCCAATTCCCTTTTGGAAGCCTTGGTTTATTCCGATAAAATCTACCATTATTTGGCCGAAACTTCTTTGGAAAAAGATTCATCCATTGGAACCGTTTCGGATTGGAAAGTAACTGCAAAACCCGAAATCAACCCTGATTATGTAGCCAAAACCAAAGCCGAATTGCAGCTTTTGATGCGCCAAAACGCTGGGATTGTCCGCAATGATACCGATTTAATCAAAGCCAAAGAGCAACTTTCCCATTGGAAAAAAGAAGTGGAAGAACAGATAAAAAGCCACAATGTAGATGCCGAATTGTATGAATTATTAAATATGATTACCATTGGAAACTTGATTGTTCAGCAATCTATTGACCGAGACGAAAATCGTGGTGGATTAGTAAAAATCAATCCAAAATCGTAG
- the nadA gene encoding quinolinate synthase NadA, translated as MKSLKERILELKKEKNAVILAHYYQEADIQDVADYVGDSLGLSQEAMKVDADIILFAGVHFMAETAKILNPSKKVILPDLKAGCSLAESCPPEEFKKFTEAHPDHIVITYVNCSAEVKALTDIVVTSSNAVKIVNSIPKDKPIIFAPDKNLGKYVMEQTGRKMLLWDGSCVVHEAFSLDKLIALYKENPDAKIIAHPESETHILKTANYIGSTAGMIDFVKKDPSNKFIVATEAGILHKMKQEVPEKILIPAPSNEDNTCACSECGYMKMNTLQKVYDCLLNETPEITVPEDIMKKALVPIERMLELSK; from the coding sequence ATGAAAAGTCTTAAAGAACGAATACTGGAACTGAAAAAAGAGAAAAATGCGGTTATTTTGGCGCATTATTATCAAGAAGCCGATATTCAAGATGTGGCAGATTATGTGGGTGACAGCTTGGGCTTGTCTCAAGAAGCGATGAAAGTGGATGCCGATATTATCCTTTTTGCGGGTGTGCATTTTATGGCCGAAACGGCAAAAATATTGAACCCTTCCAAAAAAGTAATTCTTCCCGATTTGAAAGCGGGTTGTTCCCTCGCCGAATCCTGTCCTCCGGAAGAGTTCAAGAAATTTACAGAAGCACATCCTGACCACATTGTCATTACTTACGTAAATTGTTCTGCCGAAGTGAAAGCCTTGACCGACATCGTGGTGACTTCATCGAATGCCGTAAAAATTGTAAACTCGATTCCAAAAGACAAACCTATCATCTTTGCTCCGGACAAAAACTTGGGTAAATATGTAATGGAACAAACAGGTCGCAAAATGCTGCTTTGGGACGGTTCCTGCGTGGTGCACGAAGCTTTTTCATTGGACAAACTGATTGCCTTGTACAAAGAAAATCCAGACGCCAAAATCATTGCGCATCCAGAATCGGAAACGCATATCCTGAAAACTGCGAACTATATTGGTTCGACTGCGGGAATGATTGATTTTGTCAAAAAAGACCCGAGCAACAAATTTATCGTGGCCACAGAAGCAGGTATTCTTCATAAAATGAAACAGGAAGTTCCTGAAAAAATATTAATTCCGGCACCTTCCAACGAAGACAACACTTGTGCTTGCAGCGAATGTGGTTACATGAAAATGAACACCTTGCAAAAAGTGTACGATTGTTTACTCAACGAAACTCCTGAAATCACTGTTCCAGAAGACATCATGAAAAAAGCATTGGTTCCTATCGAACGCATGCTTGAATTATCCAAATAA